One uncultured Alphaproteobacteria bacterium genomic region harbors:
- a CDS encoding conserved hypothetical protein (Evidence 4 : Homologs of previously reported genes of unknown function): MSEIVNLRQARKRKLRAEKDRQAEENRARFGRPKAERAHDAANADLARRRLEQMKLTPED, encoded by the coding sequence ATGAGCGAAATCGTCAACCTGCGGCAGGCGCGGAAGCGCAAGCTCCGCGCGGAGAAGGATCGGCAGGCGGAGGAGAACCGCGCGCGGTTCGGTCGTCCGAAGGCGGAGCGGGCGCACGATGCCGCCAACGCCGATCTCGCCCGGCGCAGGCTCGAACAGATGAAGCTGACGCCGGAAGATTAG
- the mtlD gene encoding mannitol-1-phosphate dehydrogenase, NAD(P)-binding (Evidence 2a : Function of homologous gene experimentally demonstrated in an other organism; PubMedId : 13295236, 1964486, 3135464, 6384188, 8300537; Product type e : enzyme): MHAVHFGAGNIGRGFIGKSLADAGWRVTFADVAVDLVATIAERRQYRVDVVGETARRDLVRGVDAVSSLGEEVVARIAAADLVTTAVGVAVLPKIAPTLARAIALRFRDGVDAPLNVIACENAVRATTQLKTAVFANLPEDVAAWAEANVGFADSAVDRIVPPAAPDPDDPLAVTVEAFSEWIVDRTQLRGWTREVPGMVLTDDLMAFVERKLFTLNTGHAIAAYLGFRAGLATIREAIAAPAVRAVVEGAMTESGAVLIRRYGFAPDAHAAYIDKILARFANPYIVDDVARVGREPLRKLGGSDRLIRPLLGTLEYGLPHANLVRGVAAALHYRNDGDPQAVEMRAALAAEGVEAALSRFCGGVLPAAVLAEVAAVWRESAP, encoded by the coding sequence ATGCATGCCGTCCATTTCGGAGCGGGAAACATCGGCCGGGGATTCATCGGCAAGAGTCTCGCCGACGCGGGTTGGCGCGTCACCTTCGCCGACGTCGCCGTCGATCTCGTCGCCACCATCGCGGAGCGGCGGCAGTATCGCGTCGACGTCGTCGGCGAGACCGCGCGGCGGGACCTGGTGCGCGGCGTCGACGCGGTCTCGTCGCTCGGCGAGGAGGTGGTCGCGCGGATCGCCGCCGCCGACCTCGTGACCACCGCGGTGGGGGTGGCGGTGCTGCCGAAAATCGCGCCGACCCTCGCGCGCGCGATCGCGCTCCGCTTCCGCGACGGCGTCGACGCGCCGCTCAACGTGATCGCCTGCGAGAACGCCGTCCGCGCCACCACACAACTCAAGACGGCGGTGTTCGCGAACCTGCCGGAAGACGTCGCGGCGTGGGCGGAGGCGAACGTCGGGTTCGCAGACAGCGCCGTCGACCGCATCGTGCCGCCCGCCGCGCCCGATCCGGACGATCCTCTCGCGGTTACCGTCGAGGCGTTCTCCGAGTGGATCGTCGACCGCACCCAGCTCAGGGGCTGGACGCGGGAGGTGCCGGGAATGGTTCTTACCGACGATCTCATGGCGTTCGTCGAACGCAAGCTCTTCACCCTCAACACCGGCCACGCGATCGCCGCCTATCTCGGCTTCCGCGCCGGGTTGGCGACGATCCGCGAGGCGATCGCCGCGCCCGCGGTGCGCGCGGTGGTCGAAGGGGCGATGACGGAGAGCGGCGCGGTTCTGATCCGTCGCTACGGGTTCGCGCCCGACGCCCACGCCGCCTACATCGACAAGATCCTCGCGCGCTTCGCCAACCCCTACATCGTGGACGACGTCGCCCGGGTGGGGCGCGAGCCGTTGCGCAAGCTCGGCGGCTCCGACCGCCTGATCCGGCCGCTGCTCGGCACGCTCGAATACGGCCTGCCCCACGCCAACCTGGTGCGGGGCGTGGCGGCGGCGCTCCACTACCGCAACGACGGCGACCCGCAGGCGGTGGAGATGCGCGCCGCGCTCGCGGCGGAGGGAGTCGAGGCGGCGCTGTCGCGGTTCTGCGGCGGCGTGCTGCCCGCCGCAGTCCTGGCGGAGGTCGCCGCCGTCTGGCGCGAGTCCGCCCCATGA
- a CDS encoding conserved hypothetical protein (Evidence 4 : Homologs of previously reported genes of unknown function): MILAAHRSRRTAHAFAIGQPVRLKGGFARLANSNGVYRVTRTLPLTGGSPQYRIRSEDDAHERVTTQDNLEAVHLSGTHSDLAEAVFRS; this comes from the coding sequence ATGATTCTCGCCGCACACCGATCACGCCGCACCGCCCACGCCTTCGCCATCGGCCAGCCGGTCCGTCTCAAGGGTGGGTTCGCGCGCCTCGCCAACTCCAACGGCGTCTACCGCGTCACGCGCACCTTGCCGCTCACCGGCGGATCGCCGCAGTACCGCATCCGCAGCGAAGACGACGCCCACGAGCGGGTGACGACCCAGGACAACCTCGAAGCGGTGCATCTCTCCGGAACGCACAGCGACCTCGCCGAGGCGGTCTTCCGCTCCTAA
- a CDS encoding hypothetical protein (Evidence 5 : No homology to any previously reported sequences): protein MAAQDLVLLAPLAGRVVPLDQVADPMFALGMIGDGVAIEPETGEVFAPCAGVVVSVHSRGHAVKLRADGGAEVLVHVGLEAVALRGEGFEVLVAEGETVAAGAPLLRFDRARLAALCGLVTTPVVITSDAFHVESRASGGAVAVGDALMTVAAVGAPVEPPKTTAEREVVLEMTLGFHARPAALLAETAKGFASAVQVVLGGRRANAKSPVSLLTLGCRYGDRLTVSADGVDADAAAAAVAEAIASGLGDPVVPLGSETELPAEPEPTAPAEPFGPDERVVLDGIVGSPGIAIGAVVRIGSRRAAPPETGADPATETAALLAAVEAVRRHLKTQAETSATAPQREVAAAHAALLEDPELLDAAGKWIAAGKSAGNAWGRAIEVQTTILRGLDNARLAERADDLVDLEQRVLAALAGEPLDDVAVAEDAIVVADELLPSQFLAFGERLPAGFVVAKGGRTSHVAILAASSGVPMLVAVGADALRIPEGAALVLDAETGRVVVNPGTAGNPRRRHPARGPARRQPRRRPRGLRDGRRHPSAGLRQRRLGRRRGARCRVRRGRVRAGAHRVRFPRPPHRADRGGAARRISGDGGRDARAAADRAHARHRRRQADSVSAACGRGEPDPRRARHPDVAPPSRDAAPAVPRDPADGAARAVPDHAADGRRSRRPALGAGDLPGGKGGPRHRRRGSARDHDRGSVGGGARRPSRRRGGFLLDRHQRPHPVRSRHGSRQPGARRRGRRVPSRGAADDRPDRRGRAPPRPPGGGVRRPRFGGARRADPDRSRRHQPVGDALRHSRVEGVHPHPRRRRLPRGGRGGAGAGHRRRGAGAGACALAGLPAAVARRRDRRRHVRRGLKDRAMPPIPMTSLADFERGAWSGGEPLPRRVAFARDTRPPPPGGLQVQFPRLELVLDGVYRNELCDAAGGTAICDLEAGDALFVGANCWNRPVWDADVRLLSLLIGSKHFGLSLLFWDAGNGAFGPVEKRSGPLSGNSPLYHMAAALAGCRDAVDAPFLRPQVAAVVEYARTLVAQAVSADERRSAALHRAACLYLEENLGAGITRERVARQFGVSPNYLSRVFRDQGGVTFSEFVAARRVGTAQWLLEAYDLPLAEVAQRCGFRDVNYFLKVFKKRVGRTPTEYRASIRAHGTPRA, encoded by the coding sequence ATGGCTGCCCAGGATCTCGTGTTGCTTGCGCCGCTCGCCGGGCGGGTGGTGCCCCTCGACCAAGTCGCCGACCCGATGTTCGCGCTCGGCATGATCGGCGACGGCGTCGCGATCGAGCCGGAGACCGGCGAGGTGTTCGCGCCGTGCGCGGGCGTCGTCGTCTCGGTCCACAGCCGCGGCCATGCGGTGAAGCTGCGCGCCGACGGCGGCGCCGAGGTATTGGTTCACGTCGGGCTCGAGGCGGTGGCGCTGCGCGGCGAAGGGTTCGAGGTTCTGGTCGCGGAGGGCGAGACCGTCGCCGCGGGCGCGCCGCTGCTGCGCTTCGACCGCGCGCGCCTCGCCGCGCTCTGCGGTCTCGTCACCACGCCGGTGGTGATCACCAGCGACGCCTTCCACGTCGAGAGCCGCGCGAGCGGGGGAGCGGTGGCGGTGGGCGACGCGCTGATGACGGTGGCGGCGGTCGGTGCGCCGGTCGAGCCGCCGAAGACCACCGCCGAACGCGAGGTCGTGCTGGAGATGACGCTCGGCTTCCACGCCCGCCCGGCGGCGCTGCTGGCGGAGACCGCCAAAGGTTTCGCCTCGGCGGTGCAGGTGGTGCTCGGTGGTCGGCGCGCCAATGCTAAGAGCCCGGTGTCGCTGCTGACGCTCGGCTGCCGCTACGGCGATCGCCTGACGGTGTCGGCCGACGGCGTCGACGCCGACGCGGCGGCGGCGGCGGTCGCCGAAGCGATCGCCTCGGGTCTGGGCGATCCGGTGGTGCCGCTCGGCAGCGAGACCGAACTTCCGGCCGAACCCGAACCGACGGCTCCGGCCGAACCCTTCGGACCCGACGAACGGGTGGTGCTCGACGGCATCGTCGGTTCGCCCGGCATCGCCATCGGCGCTGTGGTGCGGATCGGCTCCCGCCGCGCCGCGCCGCCCGAAACCGGTGCGGACCCGGCCACCGAGACCGCCGCGCTGCTGGCGGCGGTGGAGGCGGTGCGCCGCCACTTGAAGACGCAGGCGGAAACCTCCGCCACCGCGCCGCAGCGCGAGGTTGCGGCGGCCCATGCCGCGCTGCTCGAGGATCCGGAGCTGCTCGACGCCGCGGGCAAATGGATCGCCGCGGGCAAGAGCGCGGGCAACGCCTGGGGGCGCGCCATCGAGGTGCAGACGACGATTCTGCGCGGTCTCGACAACGCCCGCCTCGCCGAGCGTGCCGACGATCTCGTCGACCTCGAACAGCGGGTGCTGGCGGCGCTTGCGGGCGAGCCGCTCGACGACGTCGCGGTCGCCGAGGATGCGATCGTCGTCGCCGACGAACTCCTGCCGTCGCAGTTCCTCGCGTTTGGCGAGCGCCTGCCCGCCGGGTTCGTGGTGGCGAAGGGCGGGCGGACCTCGCACGTCGCGATCCTTGCTGCGTCGAGCGGGGTGCCGATGCTGGTGGCGGTCGGCGCGGACGCGCTGCGCATTCCCGAGGGCGCGGCGCTGGTGCTCGATGCCGAGACCGGCCGCGTCGTCGTCAACCCCGGTACGGCGGGAAATCCGCGCCGCCGCCACCCGGCGCGAGGCCCGGCGCGACGCCAACCGCGCCGCCGCCCACGAGGATTGCGTGATGGCCGACGGCACCCGTCTGCCGGTCTACGCCAACGTCGGCTCGGTCGGCGACGCGGCGCGCGGTGCCGCGTTCGGCGCGGAAGGGTCCGGGCTGGTGCGCACCGAGTTCGTTTTCCTCGACCGCCGCACCGCGCCGACCGAGGCGGAGCAGCTCGCCGAATATCAGGCGATGGCGGACGCGATGCACGGGCGGCCGCTGACCGTGCGCACGCTCGACATCGGCGGAGACAAGCCGATTCCGTATCTGCCGCATGCGGCCGAGGAGAACCCGATCCTCGGCGTGCGCGGCATCCGGATGTCGCGCCGCCATCCCGAGATGCTGCGCCAGCAGTTCCGCGCGATCCTGCGGATGGCGCCGCTCGGGCAGTGCCGGATCATGCTGCCGATGGTCGCCGATCCCGCCGACCTGCGCTGGGCGCGGGCGATCTTCCTGGAGGAAAAGGCGGCCCTCGGCATCGCCGCCGAGGTTCCGCTCGGGATCATGATCGAGGTTCCGTCGGCGGTGGCGCTCGCCGACCGTCTCGCCGCCGAGGCGGATTTCTTCTCGATCGGCACCAACGACCTCACCCAGTACGTTCTCGCCATGGATCGCGGCAACCCGGCGCTCGCCGCCGAGGTCGACGCGTTCCATCCCGCGGTGCTGCGGATGATCGCCCAGACCGTCGCGGGCGCGCGCCGCCACGGCCGCCCGGTGGGGGTGTGCGGCGGCCTCGCTTCGGAGGTGCTCGCCGCGCCGATCCTGATCGGTCTCGGCGTCACCAGCCTGTCGGCGACGCGCTCCGGCATTCCCGAGTTGAAGGCGTTCATCCGCACCCTCGACGCCGACGCCTGCCGCGCGGTGGCCGAGGCGGCGCTGGAGCAGGACACCGCCGACGCGGTGCGGGCGCTGGTGCGTGCGCGTTGGCCGGATTGCCTGCCGCCGTCGCTCGCCGACGTGATCGGCGGCGGCACGTCCGGAGAGGGCTGAAGGACCGAGCGATGCCGCCGATCCCGATGACCTCGCTCGCGGACTTCGAACGCGGCGCCTGGAGCGGCGGCGAGCCGCTGCCGCGCCGCGTGGCGTTCGCGCGGGACACCCGGCCGCCGCCGCCGGGGGGGCTTCAGGTGCAGTTCCCGCGGCTCGAACTGGTGCTCGACGGCGTCTATCGCAACGAACTCTGCGACGCCGCCGGCGGCACGGCGATCTGCGACCTGGAAGCGGGAGACGCATTGTTCGTTGGCGCGAACTGCTGGAACCGGCCGGTGTGGGACGCCGACGTGCGGCTGCTCAGCCTGCTGATCGGCTCCAAGCATTTCGGCCTCAGTCTGCTGTTCTGGGATGCGGGAAACGGCGCGTTCGGTCCGGTGGAGAAGCGCAGCGGCCCGTTGTCCGGCAACAGCCCGCTCTATCACATGGCGGCGGCGCTCGCGGGGTGCCGCGACGCCGTCGACGCGCCGTTTCTGCGGCCGCAGGTCGCGGCGGTGGTGGAATACGCGCGCACGCTGGTCGCGCAGGCGGTCTCCGCCGACGAGCGCCGGTCGGCGGCGCTGCACCGCGCCGCGTGTCTCTATCTCGAGGAGAACCTCGGCGCGGGGATCACCCGCGAGCGCGTCGCACGGCAGTTCGGCGTCAGCCCCAACTATCTGTCCCGGGTGTTCCGCGATCAGGGCGGCGTGACGTTTTCCGAGTTCGTCGCCGCCCGCCGCGTCGGCACCGCTCAATGGCTGCTCGAAGCCTACGACCTGCCGCTCGCCGAGGTCGCGCAGCGTTGCGGCTTCCGCGACGTGAACTATTTCCTTAAAGTCTTCAAGAAGCGTGTCGGCCGGACGCCCACCGAATACCGTGCCAGCATCCGGGCGCACGGCACGCCGCGCGCGTGA
- a CDS encoding putative transcriptional regulatory protein, MarR family with a Acetyltransferase (GNAT) domain (Evidence 3 : Function proposed based on presence of conserved amino acid motif, structural feature or limited homology): MMDNPIARVRRFNRAVTSEVGALDTSFLGRGRPLGAARVLNAIGQGCGDVAAIRAYLGLDSGLMSRLLRGLEEEGLAETQSHPEDARRRVVHLTAAGLREFRAYETLSDAQAEAILGRAADPAALLAAMDLIATALGRDRIVLDEADPRSEAALWCLGEYYAELGRRFSRGFDVSLSRDPQADDMVRPRGVFLVARSDGQPLGCVGLKGGGGPVAEVKRLWVAPAARGLGLARRMMAAVEDAARGLGIAVLRLDTNSALPEALALYRRSGWTEIDRFNDDPYPDAFFEKRL, translated from the coding sequence ATGATGGACAACCCGATCGCCCGCGTCCGCCGCTTCAACCGTGCCGTCACCTCCGAGGTGGGGGCGCTCGATACCTCGTTCCTCGGGCGCGGGCGGCCGCTCGGCGCGGCCCGGGTGCTCAACGCGATCGGCCAGGGGTGCGGCGACGTGGCGGCGATCCGGGCGTATCTGGGTCTCGACTCCGGGTTGATGAGCCGCCTGCTGCGCGGGCTGGAGGAGGAGGGGCTGGCGGAGACGCAGTCCCATCCGGAGGACGCCCGCCGCCGCGTCGTGCACCTCACCGCGGCGGGCCTGCGCGAATTCCGGGCTTACGAGACGCTCTCCGACGCTCAGGCCGAGGCGATTCTCGGCCGCGCCGCCGATCCTGCCGCGTTGCTGGCGGCGATGGACTTGATCGCCACCGCGCTCGGCCGCGACCGGATCGTCCTCGACGAGGCGGACCCGCGTTCGGAGGCGGCGCTGTGGTGCCTCGGCGAATATTACGCCGAACTCGGCCGCCGCTTTTCCCGGGGCTTCGACGTGTCGCTGTCCCGCGATCCGCAGGCCGACGACATGGTGCGGCCGCGCGGGGTGTTCCTGGTGGCGCGGTCCGACGGCCAGCCCCTCGGCTGCGTCGGCCTCAAGGGCGGCGGCGGTCCGGTCGCCGAGGTGAAGCGGCTGTGGGTCGCGCCCGCCGCCCGCGGCCTCGGTCTCGCGCGGCGGATGATGGCGGCGGTCGAGGATGCCGCGCGCGGCCTCGGGATCGCAGTCCTCCGCCTCGACACCAACAGCGCGCTGCCCGAGGCTCTCGCCCTCTACCGGCGCAGCGGCTGGACCGAGATCGACCGCTTCAACGACGACCCCTATCCCGACGCGTTTTTCGAAAAGCGTCTCTGA
- a CDS encoding PEP-protein phosphotransferase of PTS system (enzyme I) (fragment): MADGTRLPVYANVGSVGDAARGAAFGAEGSGLVRTEFVFLDRRTAPTEAEQLAEYQAMADAMHGRPLTVRTLDIGGDKPIPYLPHAAEENPILGVRGIRMSRRHPEMLRQQFRAILRMAPLGQCRIMLPMVADPADLRWARAIFLEEKAALGIAAEVPLGIMIEVPSAVALADRLAAEADFFSIGTNDLTQYVLAMDRGNPALAAEVDAFHPAVLRMIAQTVAGARRHGRPVGVCGGLASEVLAAPILIGLGVTSLSATRSGIPELKAFIRTLDADACRAVAEAALEQDTADAVRALVRARWPDCLPPSLADVIGGGTSGEG, from the coding sequence ATGGCCGACGGCACCCGTCTGCCGGTCTACGCCAACGTCGGCTCGGTCGGCGACGCGGCGCGCGGTGCCGCGTTCGGCGCGGAAGGGTCCGGGCTGGTGCGCACCGAGTTCGTTTTCCTCGACCGCCGCACCGCGCCGACCGAGGCGGAGCAGCTCGCCGAATATCAGGCGATGGCGGACGCGATGCACGGGCGGCCGCTGACCGTGCGCACGCTCGACATCGGCGGAGACAAGCCGATTCCGTATCTGCCGCATGCGGCCGAGGAGAACCCGATCCTCGGCGTGCGCGGCATCCGGATGTCGCGCCGCCATCCCGAGATGCTGCGCCAGCAGTTCCGCGCGATCCTGCGGATGGCGCCGCTCGGGCAGTGCCGGATCATGCTGCCGATGGTCGCCGATCCCGCCGACCTGCGCTGGGCGCGGGCGATCTTCCTGGAGGAAAAGGCGGCCCTCGGCATCGCCGCCGAGGTTCCGCTCGGGATCATGATCGAGGTTCCGTCGGCGGTGGCGCTCGCCGACCGTCTCGCCGCCGAGGCGGATTTCTTCTCGATCGGCACCAACGACCTCACCCAGTACGTTCTCGCCATGGATCGCGGCAACCCGGCGCTCGCCGCCGAGGTCGACGCGTTCCATCCCGCGGTGCTGCGGATGATCGCCCAGACCGTCGCGGGCGCGCGCCGCCACGGCCGCCCGGTGGGGGTGTGCGGCGGCCTCGCTTCGGAGGTGCTCGCCGCGCCGATCCTGATCGGTCTCGGCGTCACCAGCCTGTCGGCGACGCGCTCCGGCATTCCCGAGTTGAAGGCGTTCATCCGCACCCTCGACGCCGACGCCTGCCGCGCGGTGGCCGAGGCGGCGCTGGAGCAGGACACCGCCGACGCGGTGCGGGCGCTGGTGCGTGCGCGTTGGCCGGATTGCCTGCCGCCGTCGCTCGCCGACGTGATCGGCGGCGGCACGTCCGGAGAGGGCTGA